In Candidatus Omnitrophota bacterium, the sequence TTATTGGTTGTAAGCTATCTTTGAAACGGGGATAACGCGCAATATGATCCTGGATGGTCTTTCTGCACTTTCGAGTAAGGCGCTCTGCCTGAACTGTTAATTTCTTTTTAGCCGAGATAAAAAGATCAGACTCTCCCTCAAGCACTTCAAAATTTACCAGATCCTTGCTTGTTACCCAGCTTCTATATTTTTCTGAACTTTTAACAGTTTTTCTTTTCAATTTAACAGTTTAACCATTCAGCAATTTAGCAGTTTTTATTTTTTCTCCCACCTGAGCAGTTCTATCACCTTCCCCAGAGTAGACCCTTGATCAATCTCCTGTCTTAATCTATTCTCCTGCTCTAAAACTCCCATCGCTCTGTTAGTAACCTCAACTACCCTGTCACGGGGTATGCAGACTAACCCGTCGTCATCACCTACTATCCAGTCACCACTATAAATCTTTACTCCCCCCGTTGTCACCGGAACACCTATCTCCCCAAAGCCTTTAGGTTCACCGGCTGTAGGCATTATTAACCTGGAAAATACCGGAAATTTCAACTTGCGTATCTCGGAAGTATCCCGGACTGCCCCGTCTATTACCACTCCGGAAAGCTTGCGTTGGATTGCGCCGTGGGTCGCCAGCTCTCCCCATACCGCCGGCCCTGCACCTGCGGCATCTATTACTATAACCTGGCCCGGCTCTGCCCGGTCAATTGCCTCAACAGGCTTGGCCCAATCACCAGGATATGTCCGGACAGTCAACGCTTCACCGATCATCTTTAATCCTTCACAAACCGCAGAGATACCCTTTAAATCTCCGCTTCTATGCATTGCGTCTGAAAGATTAGGAGTAGAAACATTTTTTAAAATTTTATAGACCTCATTTATCGAAACCCTTTTAAAGAATTTAGTCTTTAAGGCCACACCGGTAGTCATGGCCTTTTTTATCCCACCGGCTGCCTCCTCAGGTGATTTAGCCTTGGTTATCGCGCCGCCGACTATCACAATGCCGGCTCCGGCTTTTAGCGCCCGGGGAGCACTTTCAGAGTTTATCCCGCCTGCACAGGCCACGGGTATTTTAACTGCCTTTGCTACTTTGCGTAATCTTAGAAACGGGTCCTTCCCCTTCATTTGTTCATCAATAGCACAATGTACTCCTATATAATCAACCCCTATTTTTTCAATCTGCTTTGCCCGTCTTTCTATATCTAAAGTTTTAACTTCGATAAGATCAGCCTCTATCTTTACCCCGTAATTTCTTCCCGCTTCCACGCATTCCCGAATTGTGCTGTCAGAAGCAAGGCCTAAAACGCAAATTATATCAGCCCCGGCCTTGGCCGCTGCCTCTGTCTCGATCCTGCCTACATCCATAATCTTTAAGTCTGCCACAATCGTCTTTTTGGGAAATGTTTCCCTAAGCTTTCTTACAACATCCAGGCCTTCGCTCTTTATTAAAGGCGTTCCTGCCTCCAGCCAATCCACACCGCCTTTTACAGCCTCCTCAGCCACTTTAAGTGCCCGATTCAAATTCAAAAAATCCAACGCTAATTGCAATATTGGTTTCATATCCTTTTATAATATCAACTTAATAGCTTATCTAAAAAATATTTTTAACGCAGATTTTCGCAGATTGCACGCAGATGGTCGCAGATAACAGTTTAGCAATTTAGCAGTTTAGCGGTTACTCCCCGGCTATCTGCACTATTACGTTCCGCGACCTCGGCCGATTATCAAAATCTATCAGCACAACCTGCTGCCAGGTGCCGAGTAAAAGCTTTTTAGCTGTAAACGGCACGCTCAAGCTGGGCCCTAAAAGCGCTGCCCTTACGTGTGAATAGCCGTTTCCATCCTGCCAGGTCAAGTTGTGGCTATAATCTTTTCTCTTTGAGGCAAGTTCCTCAAAAAGCCTTTCAATATCTTTTATCAAGCCCGGTTCATATTCTATGGTCGTAAGACCTGCTGTTGAACCCGGGACAAACACGGTCACAACCCCGTTCTTTAAGCTGCCGGATTCTATGTATTTTCTGACTTGATCAGTGATATTTATAATATCCGTATCACCTTTGGTTTTTAATTTTATCTCTTGCGTCACAATTGCCATAATATATCACCCCTTTTAACAATTTAACAGTTCATCAATTTAACAACTTACTTAAAATTTCCCGCACAGGGTCAATTTTATTTAAGGTAAAAAAATGCAGTCCCGGCGCCCCTCCGTCAAGGAGATCCTTACATTGCTTAACCGCAAATTCAACACCGGCTTTATAAGTAGCCTGCTCATTGCCGACAAGCGGCTTAAATATATCATGGACCTGCCGGGGAATCCTCGCCCCGCAATCAGCACAAAACTTTATCAAGCTTTGATAATTGGTTATTGCCAAAATACCGGGGATAATCCTCTGGGTAACGCCTATTTTTCTTACGCGTTTCAGATATTCAAAATAATCCTGATTATTAAAAAAAAGCTGGGTTATTACAAACTCCCCGCCAGCATCCAGTTTGACCTTGAGATACTTTGAATCTGTTTCTTTATCAGGCGAGTTCACGTGGCCTTCGGGAAATCCGGCAACCCCAACACTGAAAAAATCACCGTGAGACCTTAACATCTCGCAGAGTTGATAACAATATTCTAAGTCATCCCGAACAGGCTTAGAGGCATCAACTCCCCTGGGAAGATCCCCGTATAAGGCCAGGACATTACGGATATTTTTCTCCCTCATCCGGTCAATTATCTTTTTAAGTTCTGCCCGGCTATGCCCGGTACAGGTAAAATGATGCATTGCGGGTATGGCAAAACGCTTCTGGAGCTCATCCACTATCCTGATGGTCTTTTCCCTGGAACCTCCGCCCGCTCCATATGTCACCGAGAAAAAATCAGGCCTGAGTTTTTTAAGTTCACCGGCAGTCTTAAACAACTTGATCTCACCCTGTTCTGTCTTCGGGGGAAAAAATTCAAACGAACAGGTTTGATCTTTCTCTTTAAAAATATCTGAAATCTTTCTGATCAACTCTACTCCCCGGTATAACCTCCGGTTATATTATAACTGACTATTTTTTAGTTCTCTGCGATTTAAAAGCATTGACCACGTTTCTCATCAGCATAACAACCGTAAGAGGTCCTACGCCTCCGGGCACCGGAGAAATAAAACCCGCCTTTTTCACCACGCCTTCAAATTCCACATCGCCCATTATTTTCCCGTCAACTTTGTTTATCCCTACGTCAATCACTATGGCGCCTTTTTTAACCATCGCGGGCTTTATTAACCGCGGTTTTCCGGCAGCGGCCACCAGGATCTCAGCCCGCTTGGTATGAAACAACATATCCCGGGTAGCTGTATGACAGATAGTAACCGTGACTCTTCTATCGAGTAAACACATTGCTAAGGGCCTGCCTATTATATCACTGCGGCCGATAATTACTGCTTCTTTGCCTTTTAAGTCCACTTTCGCTGCCTCGATCAATTCTATTATCGCCAGAACTGTGGGAGAGATCATCTCTGTGTTTTTTTGCGGAGTTATAAACCTGCTTATCTCCTGCCAGTTTAGATGAGCCGGAAAAGGTCTTTGAATCATAATTCCGTTTATCTGCCTGTTCTCATTTAGATCCTTAATTAATTCGATTACTTTTTTTTCTTTTATGTTAGGCTTCAATTTATATACCCGGTGTTCTATCCCCAGGGTCTGGGCTGTTCTTTCCTGAGACCTGAGGTAAATAACCAGGTCCGGACTCTGACCTATTTGAATAACAGCTAACCGGGGAATAGTCCTATACTTGCGCTTGAGCTTCTCTATTTCTTGCCTTAACCCGTCTTTCAACGAACGGGCCATCGCCCTGCCATCTAATATAATAGCGCTCATTTTTTCTCGTCCATCCTCTTGCTGACCTCCTGATAGATAACCTGCCGATAATTAACTATTTCTTTGGCCAGGGGTTTTAGTGTCTGATTAACTTCTCCGATAATCTTTTGGTCCTTTAAATATTTCAAGTTTATCTTAACATTGAGATATGCCGAATAAAATGCGCCTTCTAATAAAACAGCGCTTACTCCCACGTCGCTGATCAAATTAATATTGGCTGTTGCCAGGGAAGATTTACAGATCTTAATCGCCTCATAGCATAACAGGCATACAT encodes:
- the hxlA gene encoding 3-hexulose-6-phosphate synthase, producing MKPILQLALDFLNLNRALKVAEEAVKGGVDWLEAGTPLIKSEGLDVVRKLRETFPKKTIVADLKIMDVGRIETEAAAKAGADIICVLGLASDSTIRECVEAGRNYGVKIEADLIEVKTLDIERRAKQIEKIGVDYIGVHCAIDEQMKGKDPFLRLRKVAKAVKIPVACAGGINSESAPRALKAGAGIVIVGGAITKAKSPEEAAGGIKKAMTTGVALKTKFFKRVSINEVYKILKNVSTPNLSDAMHRSGDLKGISAVCEGLKMIGEALTVRTYPGDWAKPVEAIDRAEPGQVIVIDAAGAGPAVWGELATHGAIQRKLSGVVIDGAVRDTSEIRKLKFPVFSRLIMPTAGEPKGFGEIGVPVTTGGVKIYSGDWIVGDDDGLVCIPRDRVVEVTNRAMGVLEQENRLRQEIDQGSTLGKVIELLRWEKK
- a CDS encoding secondary thiamine-phosphate synthase enzyme YjbQ produces the protein MAIVTQEIKLKTKGDTDIINITDQVRKYIESGSLKNGVVTVFVPGSTAGLTTIEYEPGLIKDIERLFEELASKRKDYSHNLTWQDGNGYSHVRAALLGPSLSVPFTAKKLLLGTWQQVVLIDFDNRPRSRNVIVQIAGE
- the metF gene encoding methylenetetrahydrofolate reductase [NAD(P)H] translates to MIRKISDIFKEKDQTCSFEFFPPKTEQGEIKLFKTAGELKKLRPDFFSVTYGAGGGSREKTIRIVDELQKRFAIPAMHHFTCTGHSRAELKKIIDRMREKNIRNVLALYGDLPRGVDASKPVRDDLEYCYQLCEMLRSHGDFFSVGVAGFPEGHVNSPDKETDSKYLKVKLDAGGEFVITQLFFNNQDYFEYLKRVRKIGVTQRIIPGILAITNYQSLIKFCADCGARIPRQVHDIFKPLVGNEQATYKAGVEFAVKQCKDLLDGGAPGLHFFTLNKIDPVREILSKLLN
- a CDS encoding bifunctional 5,10-methylenetetrahydrofolate dehydrogenase/5,10-methenyltetrahydrofolate cyclohydrolase → MSAIILDGRAMARSLKDGLRQEIEKLKRKYRTIPRLAVIQIGQSPDLVIYLRSQERTAQTLGIEHRVYKLKPNIKEKKVIELIKDLNENRQINGIMIQRPFPAHLNWQEISRFITPQKNTEMISPTVLAIIELIEAAKVDLKGKEAVIIGRSDIIGRPLAMCLLDRRVTVTICHTATRDMLFHTKRAEILVAAAGKPRLIKPAMVKKGAIVIDVGINKVDGKIMGDVEFEGVVKKAGFISPVPGGVGPLTVVMLMRNVVNAFKSQRTKK